A section of the Anabaena cylindrica PCC 7122 genome encodes:
- a CDS encoding SDR family NAD(P)-dependent oxidoreductase: MTATLQISPSSVFVVSGGAKGITAQCTIKLAQNQPCKFILLGRSEITTEPEYTRDCLDDSALKKRIMENLISQGEKPTPMMVQKIFNEINSSREIKKTLEAIAAAGAKAEYISVDVTDTVALQEKLNTVSQKLGQITGIIHGAGNLADKLIEKKTQEDFDKVYNAKVQGLQNLLSCVHPQQLQHLVLFSSVTGFYGNIGQSDYAIANEILNKSAHQIKQNYPQCHVVAINWGGWDSGMVTPQLKKAFAERGISIIPLEVGTQMLVNELYPAYQDNTQIVIGSTMIPPAMPLGSELRSYRIRRRMTLAENPFLYDHTIAGSPVLPATCAKSWMVNGCEEIYPGYTYFSCQDFKVLKGITFNSTLANEHILEIQEVAKSEGDFVEFQTKILSKTPEGRTLYHFSSLIKLVKNMPEAPIYESMDLREDNIVTTTGKGFYQNGDLSLFHGPAFQEITRILNISSEKLTAECCWQEISAKQQGQFPVKWHNPYIIDLSTQTLWLWLNHVHQEVCLPGQLTYCEQYLAVPFNIPFYVSCEVKAKTDTGATVNFIIHNREGKIYSRILGAKAVIWPMKTLNKK; the protein is encoded by the coding sequence ATGACAGCAACACTTCAAATTAGCCCATCATCTGTCTTCGTCGTCAGTGGTGGAGCCAAAGGAATCACTGCACAATGCACCATTAAATTAGCACAAAATCAACCTTGTAAATTTATTCTACTTGGTCGTTCTGAAATTACCACAGAACCAGAATATACTCGTGATTGTTTAGACGATTCTGCTTTGAAAAAACGCATCATGGAAAATCTGATTTCTCAAGGAGAGAAACCAACACCCATGATGGTACAAAAGATATTTAATGAAATTAATTCTAGCCGAGAAATCAAAAAGACCTTAGAGGCAATTGCAGCAGCAGGTGCAAAGGCAGAATATATCAGCGTTGATGTCACTGATACAGTAGCTTTGCAAGAAAAACTCAATACTGTATCTCAAAAACTTGGACAAATTACAGGCATTATTCACGGTGCTGGTAATTTAGCTGATAAGTTAATTGAAAAGAAAACACAAGAAGACTTTGACAAGGTTTACAACGCCAAAGTTCAAGGATTGCAAAATTTACTTTCTTGTGTTCATCCTCAGCAATTACAGCATTTAGTGTTATTTTCTTCTGTGACTGGTTTTTATGGCAATATCGGTCAAAGTGATTACGCCATTGCTAACGAAATTCTCAATAAATCAGCCCATCAAATCAAGCAAAATTATCCTCAATGTCATGTAGTCGCAATTAATTGGGGTGGTTGGGATAGTGGTATGGTGACACCACAATTAAAAAAAGCATTTGCCGAAAGAGGAATTAGCATTATTCCTCTAGAAGTTGGTACACAAATGTTAGTTAATGAACTGTATCCCGCTTATCAAGATAATACACAAATTGTCATTGGTAGCACCATGATTCCCCCGGCGATGCCTTTAGGCTCCGAACTCCGCAGCTACCGCATTCGCCGACGGATGACATTAGCAGAAAATCCATTTTTGTATGATCATACAATTGCAGGTTCACCAGTATTACCAGCCACCTGTGCTAAATCATGGATGGTTAATGGTTGTGAAGAAATTTATCCGGGTTATACATATTTCAGTTGCCAAGATTTCAAAGTTTTGAAGGGCATTACTTTTAACTCAACCTTGGCAAACGAACATATTCTAGAAATACAAGAAGTAGCTAAAAGTGAGGGTGACTTTGTTGAATTTCAAACCAAAATATTGAGTAAAACTCCTGAGGGAAGAACTCTCTATCATTTCAGTTCTCTGATTAAACTGGTAAAAAATATGCCAGAAGCACCCATTTATGAATCAATGGATCTCAGAGAAGATAATATCGTCACTACCACTGGTAAAGGATTTTATCAAAATGGCGATTTGTCCTTATTTCATGGCCCAGCTTTTCAAGAAATCACCAGAATTTTAAACATTAGCTCAGAAAAACTGACAGCCGAGTGTTGTTGGCAAGAAATCTCAGCCAAACAACAAGGACAATTTCCCGTTAAATGGCATAACCCTTACATCATTGATTTGAGTACCCAAACCCTATGGTTATGGTTAAATCATGTACATCAAGAAGTTTGTTTACCAGGACAATTAACTTACTGTGAACAATATTTGGCTGTACCATTCAACATCCCATTTTATGTTTCCTGTGAAGTCAAAGCTAAAACAGATACTGGTGCAACTGTCAATTTTATTATCCACAATCGTGAAGGAAAAATATACTCACGAATATTAGGAGCAAAAGCAGTTATTTGGCCAATGAAAACGTTAAATAAGAAGTAA
- the devC gene encoding ABC transporter permease DevC, producing MNIKIPLAWLQLVQQKVRFVVAVAGIAFIVLLMFIQLGFQDALYSSATALHQNLKGDLFLVSSQYKSLTSNQSFSRIRLHQTLGFDGVESVSSMYLQFAKLKNPATGEKYSIYVIGFDPGKPVMNIPELEQNLDKLKIPDVMLFDRDSRPEFGPIAEKFQRGDTEQTIEIFPFDAARGYRVRVGGLFSLGPSFGVDGNLIVSDSTFLRINPNSRPVEKIDVGIIKLKSGVDANKILANLKASLPNDVQIFTRQGFIDFEKQYWSVRTPIGFILNLMLTMASVVGVVIVYQILYSNIATQFIAYATLKAIGYANGYLLNVVFQQALILAILSYIPGFIVSLMLYDFAMKSTKLPIIMTPNNGLIVLTSTVLICITSGALAINKLRSADPADIF from the coding sequence ATGAATATCAAAATTCCTTTAGCATGGCTACAGTTAGTCCAGCAAAAAGTACGTTTTGTCGTAGCTGTAGCCGGAATTGCTTTTATTGTGCTGTTGATGTTTATTCAACTAGGGTTTCAAGATGCACTTTATTCTAGTGCTACAGCATTACATCAAAACCTCAAAGGTGATTTATTTTTAGTTAGTTCTCAATATAAATCTTTGACCTCAAATCAAAGTTTTTCTCGGATTCGTTTACATCAAACATTAGGGTTTGATGGTGTAGAGTCTGTGAGTTCAATGTACTTGCAATTTGCCAAATTAAAAAATCCTGCAACTGGTGAAAAATATTCAATATACGTAATTGGTTTTGATCCAGGAAAACCAGTCATGAATATCCCCGAACTTGAGCAGAATTTAGATAAACTCAAAATTCCTGATGTCATGCTATTTGACAGAGATTCTCGACCAGAATTTGGGCCAATAGCAGAAAAATTTCAGCGCGGTGACACGGAACAAACAATCGAAATTTTTCCTTTTGATGCCGCAAGAGGTTATCGAGTTCGAGTAGGTGGTTTATTCAGTTTAGGGCCTTCCTTTGGTGTAGATGGCAATTTGATTGTGAGTGACTCAACTTTTTTGAGGATAAATCCTAATAGTCGTCCTGTAGAAAAGATAGATGTAGGTATTATTAAACTCAAATCTGGCGTTGATGCAAATAAGATTTTAGCAAATTTGAAAGCAAGTTTACCCAATGATGTGCAGATTTTTACTCGTCAAGGCTTTATTGACTTTGAAAAACAATATTGGTCTGTAAGAACTCCTATTGGTTTCATTCTTAATCTCATGTTAACAATGGCTTCTGTGGTTGGTGTGGTGATAGTTTATCAAATTTTATATAGCAATATAGCCACTCAATTTATTGCCTATGCAACCTTAAAAGCTATTGGTTATGCTAATGGCTATTTATTAAATGTGGTTTTTCAACAGGCGTTAATCTTGGCAATATTATCTTATATACCAGGGTTTATTGTTTCCTTGATGCTATATGATTTTGCCATGAAATCGACTAAGCTACCTATCATTATGACTCCTAATAATGGACTAATTGTCTTAACATCTACGGTTTTAATTTGTATAACTTCTGGAGCATTAGCTATTAATAAACTGCGCTCCGCAGACCCGGCTGATATTTTCTAG
- a CDS encoding type I polyketide synthase, which translates to MISASSINTALSELESLINSCEKDLIRFIEEKQMKSETSISTNKINRQLQQNPIAIVGMASLLPKARNLREYWRNIVNKTDCITDVPDTHWSVKDYYDPNPRTPEDKTYCKRGGFIPEVDFNPMEFGIPPSILEVTDVSQLLSLVVAKEAMEDAGYSESREFNRENVGVILGVAQAKQLGIPLSARLEYPIWEKVLKSSGLSDEDTKVIVDKIKTAYVKWDENAFPGMLANVVAGRIANRLNFGGTNCVVDAACASSFGALKMAISELIEYRSDMMLTGGVDTDNTIMAYISFSKTPAVTPSENVKPFDAKSDGMMLGEGIGMIVLKRLEDAERDGDKIYAVIKGIGTSSDGRYKSIYAPRKEGQVKALERAYNDAGFSPATVGLMEAHGTGTMAGDPTEFGSLRDFLTQYDNKKQHIALGSVKSQIGHTKAAAGAASLIKTALALHHKILPPTINITEPNPKLDIQNSSFYLNTETRPWIKAEGEAPRRAGVSSFGFGGTNYHVVLEEYEAEQKQAYRLHNAASEMLLFAANPSELINKLEATFHNLQSNEGERHYSQLIQESQSLTIPQTAARIGFVAESLQEACKLLKVSIDLLKNKPSAVSWEHPQGIYYRSSGMELGGKVVALFSGQGSQYLEMGREAVMNFPALRRLYGQMDGLLIKDNLQPISQIVFPNPTFEEEEKTAQIAALQRTEYAQPAIGVFSAGLYSIFQEAGFKSDFAAGHSFGELTALWAAGVLTEEDYLFLVKSRGQAMAAPKDPDHDAGSMLAVKEDITKVEAVLRHFPQVAIANFNSPTQVVLAGPTAEIKKIQQKFRELGYGAVLLPVSAAFHTPLIAFAQKSFAIATKSVDFQNPKVPVFSNVTGKQYPQEPSGIQRVLEGHLSSSVLFKQEIENIYAAGGYCFVEFGPKRILTNLVKDILGDRPHLTVSLNPSTQKNSDRSLREAAIQLRVIGMALSNLDPYQLPPIIPPTATKKTLSVKLNGINYVSEKTRNAFTEALEDGFKIKGVQEIRSLEVQESKDLEVQHSPLPTPINSHNGNGNGNGHKKTPVNTTPQQPQMIPAPRSNQAIQELLPTTARYAVAQRPGGKMETPDKNMNFQQVLESLENLLNQFQHNQSDNLQIHGTYLNHQMEYAKTFFQLMQQQNALFTNNQTSETAQLKQVVMETFERSMMQFHNQQGETLRIHEQYLQEQVEYTKNFFQLIQQEYSLLIAGTDTTQPVIPPQLTETHTNSLRELMSPEPTITETVVPPTVKIVETQPVIEPVVEKAAPVIAAIPTPQIAEPTPVIETQPEPVAPVALIPEPATSNLNIEDIGKNLLAITSEKTGYPIEMLELDMDMEADLGIDSIKRVEILGGLQELYPNLPKPNLEELSEKRTIGQVVEYLQKQVTDDRLTEEIQVTGDRLQVTEKKVEEAREELPLPSPQSPVPSPQSLVPSNEYADLGQTLLNITSEKTGYPVEMLELDMDMEADLGIDSIKRVEILGAMQETYPDLPKPNIEELGDLRTIGQIVDYLQKLAGGEKKTPDFNPVEAESPRTLTLPEVAVDLTPPPLVDPNLPRRPAKLKSLPRPDFWECKLPEGHIALITDDGSLTTTKLAHALIEQNWKVVVLSFPQTLVAEQLPLPVGVNRVTLANLSEEHLQLLLQSITAKHGKIGTFIHLHPQFPGENTGKISYLEAEKAIVKQVFLIAKHLKPTLNAAADLEGRVSFCTVAHLDGAFGLEHKENFGIIGAGLFGLTKSLRWEWPKVFFRAIDLSPTLDPHQSAEYIVAELHDSNRYIGEVGYSSQGRVTLVAKPE; encoded by the coding sequence ATGATATCTGCTTCTTCAATTAATACTGCCTTGTCGGAGTTAGAGAGCCTTATTAACAGTTGTGAAAAGGATTTGATTAGGTTTATAGAGGAAAAACAAATGAAATCAGAAACGTCAATATCTACTAACAAAATTAATAGACAACTGCAACAAAATCCGATAGCGATTGTCGGTATGGCATCTTTATTACCAAAAGCCAGAAATTTGCGGGAATACTGGCGCAATATTGTTAATAAAACTGACTGTATTACTGATGTTCCTGATACACATTGGAGCGTCAAAGATTATTACGATCCTAACCCCAGAACACCAGAGGATAAAACCTATTGTAAACGCGGTGGATTTATCCCCGAAGTTGATTTTAATCCGATGGAATTTGGTATCCCTCCCAGCATTTTAGAAGTTACTGATGTATCACAACTATTAAGTTTAGTAGTTGCGAAAGAAGCAATGGAAGATGCTGGTTATAGTGAATCTCGTGAATTTAACCGCGAGAATGTGGGGGTAATTTTAGGTGTAGCGCAAGCCAAGCAATTAGGAATTCCACTATCTGCAAGGTTAGAATATCCGATTTGGGAAAAAGTTCTCAAAAGTAGTGGTTTATCTGACGAAGATACTAAAGTAATCGTCGATAAAATCAAAACTGCCTATGTGAAATGGGATGAAAATGCTTTCCCTGGAATGTTAGCAAATGTGGTTGCTGGTAGAATTGCTAATCGGCTCAACTTTGGCGGTACAAACTGCGTAGTTGATGCTGCTTGTGCTAGTTCCTTCGGGGCTTTGAAGATGGCAATTAGCGAGCTAATTGAATATCGTAGCGATATGATGCTGACTGGTGGTGTCGATACCGATAACACCATCATGGCTTATATTTCTTTTAGCAAAACTCCTGCTGTTACTCCTAGCGAAAATGTCAAACCTTTCGATGCTAAATCTGACGGCATGATGTTAGGTGAAGGTATCGGCATGATTGTGTTGAAACGTCTCGAAGATGCAGAACGAGATGGTGATAAAATCTATGCTGTTATTAAAGGTATTGGCACTTCTAGCGATGGACGTTATAAGAGTATTTATGCTCCTCGCAAAGAAGGACAAGTTAAAGCTTTAGAACGTGCTTACAATGATGCTGGTTTTTCTCCGGCTACCGTGGGTTTGATGGAAGCACATGGCACAGGAACAATGGCTGGAGATCCTACAGAGTTCGGATCTTTGCGAGATTTCTTGACTCAATATGACAACAAGAAACAGCATATTGCATTGGGTAGTGTAAAATCACAAATTGGACATACAAAAGCCGCAGCAGGTGCAGCAAGTTTAATTAAAACTGCCTTGGCTTTACATCACAAGATTTTGCCACCAACTATCAATATTACTGAGCCAAATCCTAAACTAGATATTCAAAATTCTTCGTTTTACTTAAACACAGAAACTAGACCTTGGATCAAGGCAGAAGGGGAAGCACCAAGAAGGGCTGGGGTGAGTTCCTTTGGTTTTGGTGGGACTAATTATCACGTTGTTTTGGAAGAATACGAAGCCGAACAAAAACAAGCTTATCGTTTACATAACGCGGCTAGTGAAATGTTATTATTTGCTGCCAATCCCAGTGAGTTAATCAATAAGTTAGAAGCAACTTTCCATAATTTGCAATCTAACGAGGGAGAAAGACATTACTCGCAATTAATCCAAGAATCACAATCTCTAACTATTCCCCAAACTGCGGCGAGAATTGGGTTTGTAGCTGAGAGTCTGCAAGAAGCTTGTAAGTTACTGAAAGTTAGTATTGATTTACTAAAAAATAAGCCGTCAGCAGTTTCTTGGGAACATCCTCAAGGTATTTATTACCGTTCTTCAGGGATGGAATTAGGCGGAAAAGTTGTAGCTTTATTCTCTGGACAAGGTTCTCAATACCTAGAAATGGGTAGAGAAGCGGTGATGAATTTCCCGGCTTTACGTCGTCTGTATGGGCAAATGGATGGGTTGTTAATTAAGGATAATTTGCAGCCAATTTCGCAAATTGTTTTCCCGAATCCAACTTTTGAGGAAGAGGAAAAAACTGCTCAAATTGCAGCTTTGCAAAGAACAGAATATGCTCAACCTGCGATTGGGGTTTTTAGTGCGGGATTGTATTCTATCTTCCAAGAAGCTGGATTTAAATCAGATTTTGCTGCCGGACATAGTTTTGGTGAATTGACAGCTTTGTGGGCGGCGGGAGTGCTGACTGAGGAGGATTATTTGTTCTTGGTTAAGTCTAGAGGTCAAGCGATGGCTGCACCAAAAGACCCAGACCATGATGCGGGTAGTATGTTGGCGGTGAAGGAAGATATTACTAAGGTGGAAGCGGTGCTGAGGCATTTTCCCCAAGTTGCGATCGCTAATTTCAATTCTCCCACGCAAGTTGTCCTGGCAGGGCCAACGGCTGAAATTAAGAAAATTCAGCAAAAGTTCCGAGAATTGGGCTATGGTGCTGTGTTGTTACCAGTTTCCGCTGCGTTCCACACACCTTTGATTGCATTCGCTCAAAAATCATTTGCGATCGCTACTAAGTCAGTCGATTTCCAAAATCCCAAAGTTCCCGTTTTCAGCAACGTCACCGGCAAACAATATCCCCAAGAACCTTCAGGAATCCAAAGAGTTCTAGAAGGACACCTTTCCAGTTCAGTCCTATTCAAGCAAGAGATTGAAAACATCTACGCTGCTGGTGGTTATTGCTTCGTAGAATTTGGGCCAAAACGGATTCTCACCAACTTGGTTAAAGATATCCTAGGCGATCGCCCTCATCTTACCGTATCTCTGAATCCTAGTACTCAAAAGAATAGCGATCGCTCCCTCAGAGAAGCCGCAATCCAACTGCGCGTCATTGGTATGGCTTTGAGCAATCTTGACCCCTACCAACTACCCCCAATCATCCCCCCAACTGCCACCAAAAAGACCTTAAGCGTCAAATTAAACGGTATTAACTACGTTTCCGAAAAAACCAGAAACGCCTTCACCGAAGCCCTAGAGGATGGTTTCAAAATCAAAGGAGTTCAGGAAATCAGGAGTTTAGAAGTTCAGGAGTCAAAAGATTTAGAAGTTCAACACTCCCCACTCCCCACTCCTATTAACAGTCATAACGGAAATGGAAACGGTAACGGACACAAAAAAACACCTGTAAATACCACCCCCCAACAGCCCCAGATGATTCCTGCGCCCCGTTCAAATCAAGCAATTCAAGAATTATTACCTACTACAGCACGTTATGCAGTGGCACAGCGTCCAGGAGGGAAAATGGAAACACCAGACAAAAATATGAACTTCCAACAGGTTCTGGAAAGTTTAGAAAACCTCCTGAACCAGTTTCAGCACAACCAAAGTGATAACTTACAAATTCACGGAACTTACCTAAATCATCAAATGGAATACGCCAAAACGTTTTTCCAACTGATGCAACAACAAAACGCCCTATTTACAAATAATCAAACTTCAGAAACCGCCCAACTTAAACAAGTTGTGATGGAAACCTTCGAGCGCAGCATGATGCAGTTTCACAACCAACAAGGTGAAACCCTCCGCATTCATGAACAATATCTACAAGAACAAGTAGAATACACCAAAAACTTTTTCCAACTCATACAACAAGAATACTCACTACTAATTGCTGGTACAGACACAACACAACCTGTAATTCCTCCCCAACTCACAGAGACACACACCAACAGTCTGCGGGAGTTGATGTCCCCAGAACCAACCATTACAGAAACAGTTGTTCCTCCCACCGTCAAAATAGTAGAAACTCAGCCAGTAATAGAACCAGTAGTTGAAAAAGCTGCACCTGTAATCGCAGCCATTCCCACTCCTCAAATTGCAGAACCTACCCCAGTTATTGAAACTCAACCTGAGCCGGTAGCACCTGTAGCGTTAATTCCCGAACCAGCAACCAGCAACCTAAATATTGAAGATATAGGTAAAAACCTCCTAGCCATCACCAGCGAAAAAACAGGCTATCCCATCGAAATGTTAGAACTCGACATGGACATGGAAGCCGACTTAGGGATTGATTCCATCAAACGGGTAGAAATATTAGGAGGGCTGCAAGAGTTATACCCCAACCTACCCAAACCAAACTTAGAAGAACTCTCAGAAAAACGCACCATTGGTCAAGTCGTCGAGTATCTGCAAAAACAGGTTACAGATGACAGGTTAACAGAAGAAATACAGGTTACAGGTGACAGGTTACAGGTGACAGAGAAGAAAGTAGAGGAAGCAAGGGAAGAATTACCTCTTCCCAGTCCCCAGTCCCCAGTCCCTAGTCCCCAATCCCTAGTACCCAGCAACGAATACGCCGACTTAGGACAAACCCTGTTAAACATCACCAGCGAAAAAACAGGCTACCCAGTCGAAATGTTAGAACTCGACATGGACATGGAAGCCGACTTAGGGATTGATTCCATCAAACGGGTAGAAATCTTGGGTGCAATGCAAGAAACATACCCCGACTTACCCAAACCCAACATAGAAGAACTAGGCGACCTAAGAACAATTGGACAAATTGTAGACTACCTCCAAAAGCTGGCGGGAGGTGAAAAAAAAACCCCTGATTTTAACCCGGTAGAAGCGGAATCTCCCCGCACTCTTACCCTCCCAGAAGTGGCAGTGGATTTAACCCCACCGCCACTAGTAGACCCAAATCTTCCTCGTCGTCCCGCCAAACTCAAAAGCCTACCACGACCTGATTTTTGGGAATGCAAATTACCAGAGGGACACATCGCTTTAATCACCGATGATGGTTCCCTCACCACCACCAAACTAGCTCACGCCCTGATCGAGCAAAACTGGAAAGTAGTAGTTCTCAGCTTCCCCCAAACATTAGTTGCAGAACAATTACCTTTACCCGTAGGCGTTAACCGCGTTACCCTGGCGAACTTGAGTGAAGAACATCTGCAACTACTCTTACAAAGCATCACCGCTAAACACGGAAAAATTGGTACATTCATTCATCTTCATCCTCAATTCCCAGGCGAAAACACAGGTAAAATCTCCTATCTAGAAGCCGAGAAAGCGATCGTTAAACAAGTGTTCTTGATAGCCAAACATCTCAAACCAACCTTGAACGCAGCCGCCGATTTAGAAGGAAGAGTTAGCTTCTGCACAGTAGCCCATCTTGACGGAGCATTTGGGCTAGAACACAAAGAAAACTTTGGCATTATCGGCGCTGGATTATTTGGATTAACCAAAAGTTTGAGATGGGAATGGCCAAAAGTTTTCTTCAGAGCAATAGACTTAAGCCCAACTTTAGATCCTCACCAATCAGCAGAATATATAGTTGCCGAATTGCATGATTCCAACAGATATATAGGTGAAGTTGGCTATAGTTCTCAAGGAAGAGTCACCCTCGTAGCTAAACCCGAATAA
- a CDS encoding DUF2141 domain-containing protein, protein MLKLTRLSYLLFATLLTLSCAKTVHAEPNMKLTVVVNNIRHKTGEVCLRIYASEKGFPTNNSSEVQSGCTKITGKSVKKVFSGLKAGTYAVAVVDDQNGDRKLNKDFFGIPQEGFGVSKNPTVSIQTGTPKFRDASFKMDRNTTININIKYSLDP, encoded by the coding sequence ATGTTGAAGCTAACACGCCTTTCTTATCTATTGTTTGCAACTTTATTAACTCTCAGTTGTGCGAAAACAGTTCATGCAGAACCAAACATGAAACTGACCGTAGTGGTGAATAATATCCGTCACAAAACTGGTGAGGTTTGCTTGAGAATTTATGCTTCTGAAAAAGGATTTCCTACAAATAATTCTAGTGAAGTCCAAAGTGGCTGTACTAAAATTACTGGCAAATCTGTAAAGAAGGTATTTTCTGGTTTAAAAGCTGGGACTTATGCTGTTGCTGTAGTTGATGATCAAAATGGCGACCGCAAACTCAATAAAGATTTTTTTGGGATTCCGCAAGAAGGTTTTGGTGTTTCCAAAAATCCCACTGTTTCTATCCAAACTGGTACACCAAAATTCCGCGATGCTAGTTTTAAAATGGACAGAAATACAACTATCAATATAAATATTAAATATTCTCTTGATCCCTAG
- a CDS encoding NAD-dependent epimerase/dehydratase family protein: MNLHSQTLLITGIDEFIGLRAAELAIAQGMKVRGLQSSSAQNKNLQNLGVEIIVGSITDAKVAQQACQGVDIVLHTTQLAEEAGELKNFREINVGGTLNIAKAAKQSGVKTFVHLSSVLVYGFDYADNVTESGLLSGDNNPYCQTKIEAETELLKLNSPSDFGVIIIRPGDVYGPGSIPWIVRPVLMMRQKLFAYANDGKGVMNHLYIDNLIDAIFLAMEKESYGEIFNITDGEKTSWKEYFIHLAAMENLPAPMSLPKEEMKLFLRVRHQGQKLFRKKADILPESVDFMSRPYAYSIAKAENILNYKPKVDLEEGMRRTHEWLQKTDLQKLMK, encoded by the coding sequence ATGAATCTTCACAGCCAAACTCTTCTAATCACTGGCATTGATGAATTTATCGGCTTACGTGCAGCCGAGTTAGCGATCGCTCAAGGAATGAAAGTACGAGGCTTACAAAGTTCTTCAGCGCAGAATAAAAATCTCCAAAATTTAGGAGTTGAAATCATTGTTGGTAGTATCACTGATGCAAAAGTTGCCCAACAGGCTTGCCAAGGAGTCGATATTGTTCTACATACCACTCAACTTGCTGAAGAAGCTGGAGAACTGAAGAATTTTCGTGAGATAAATGTTGGTGGTACTCTCAATATAGCTAAAGCTGCAAAGCAATCTGGTGTCAAAACATTTGTACATCTTTCTAGTGTTTTAGTGTATGGCTTTGACTATGCCGATAATGTTACAGAATCAGGGTTACTATCTGGAGATAATAATCCTTATTGTCAAACAAAAATTGAAGCGGAAACAGAACTATTAAAATTAAATTCACCATCAGATTTTGGTGTTATCATTATCCGTCCTGGAGATGTTTATGGGCCAGGAAGTATTCCTTGGATAGTACGACCAGTTTTGATGATGCGACAAAAATTATTTGCTTATGCAAATGATGGTAAGGGAGTCATGAATCATCTCTATATAGATAATTTGATTGATGCCATTTTCTTAGCTATGGAAAAGGAAAGCTATGGCGAAATTTTTAATATCACAGATGGAGAAAAAACTTCCTGGAAAGAGTATTTTATTCACTTAGCAGCAATGGAAAATTTACCTGCACCGATGTCTCTTCCTAAAGAAGAAATGAAGTTGTTTCTTCGTGTGCGTCACCAAGGACAAAAGCTGTTTCGTAAAAAAGCCGATATTCTTCCTGAGTCTGTTGATTTCATGAGTCGTCCCTATGCTTATTCTATTGCTAAAGCTGAAAATATCTTAAACTATAAACCCAAAGTTGACCTAGAAGAGGGAATGCGACGTACACATGAGTGGTTGCAAAAAACTGATCTTCAAAAATTAATGAAATAA
- a CDS encoding ABC exporter membrane fusion protein, translating into MAENKESQLLKKTAMKWKIILAASITLAAGFASFYSFSQLKTQPNSQLQSSSVASPQTTPGKVAVTALGRLQPKGKITYLSAPNSINGVRVEKLLIAEGDEVKQGQILAYLDDYARSKTAIKQAFDKLLIAKSKLTQVKAGAKPGDINAQKATVTRLDSQLKGDIAAQVAAINRIQAEVNNAQTESDRYQQLYKDGAVSASIADSRALQLKITQQQLTEAKASLIRTQDTLKDQIKEANARLNSIKEVRSVDVQLAESEVKSANTAIQQAKADHDLTYIKSPIDARVLKIHAKNGEVIATSGFAELGKISEMNVIAEVYQTDIQKVRVGQKAMITSPAFPDKIQGTVKEVGWQVDKQSIFSINPYSDTDRRIIEVKISIDSPADIQKVSRFTNLQVDVAIQI; encoded by the coding sequence ATGGCAGAAAACAAAGAAAGCCAACTATTGAAAAAAACTGCTATGAAATGGAAAATAATTTTGGCTGCGTCTATTACGTTAGCTGCTGGTTTCGCATCTTTTTACAGTTTTTCTCAATTGAAGACGCAACCTAATTCTCAGCTACAGTCTTCCTCAGTTGCTTCTCCTCAAACAACTCCTGGCAAAGTTGCTGTAACTGCTTTGGGAAGATTGCAACCAAAAGGTAAAATTACTTATTTATCTGCTCCTAATTCTATCAACGGTGTGCGTGTCGAAAAACTATTGATAGCTGAAGGAGACGAAGTTAAACAGGGACAAATATTAGCTTATTTAGATGACTATGCTCGTTCTAAAACTGCTATCAAACAAGCTTTTGACAAACTACTAATTGCTAAATCTAAACTAACTCAGGTAAAAGCTGGGGCTAAACCAGGTGATATTAATGCTCAAAAAGCCACCGTCACTCGTTTAGATTCACAATTAAAAGGTGATATTGCGGCTCAAGTAGCAGCAATTAACCGCATCCAAGCAGAAGTAAATAATGCTCAAACCGAGAGCGATCGCTATCAACAATTATATAAAGACGGCGCAGTTTCTGCTTCCATAGCAGATAGCAGGGCTTTACAACTCAAAATAACACAACAACAGTTAACAGAAGCCAAAGCTTCTCTTATACGTACTCAAGACACTCTGAAAGATCAAATTAAGGAAGCAAACGCTAGACTCAACAGCATTAAAGAAGTACGTAGTGTAGATGTTCAGTTAGCAGAAAGTGAAGTCAAAAGTGCTAACACTGCTATTCAACAAGCCAAAGCAGACCACGATTTAACTTACATCAAATCCCCCATAGATGCCAGAGTCTTGAAAATTCATGCCAAAAATGGTGAAGTAATCGCTACATCTGGTTTTGCTGAACTTGGTAAAATATCGGAAATGAATGTGATTGCTGAAGTTTATCAAACTGATATTCAAAAAGTACGGGTTGGTCAAAAAGCTATGATCACTAGCCCAGCTTTTCCTGACAAAATACAGGGAACAGTGAAGGAAGTTGGTTGGCAAGTTGACAAACAAAGCATCTTTAGCATTAACCCCTATTCAGATACAGACCGCAGAATCATTGAAGTCAAAATATCAATTGATAGCCCTGCTGATATTCAAAAGGTATCTCGTTTCACCAATTTGCAAGTAGACGTTGCTATTCAAATCTAG